A window of the Tachysurus fulvidraco isolate hzauxx_2018 chromosome 6, HZAU_PFXX_2.0, whole genome shotgun sequence genome harbors these coding sequences:
- the atp5mc3a gene encoding ATP synthase membrane subunit c locus 3a encodes MYACAKFVSTPALVRSGSRALYRPLSASVLSRPEVKTEAPAALLPQSPLTQVCLRGFQTSAVSRDIDTAAKFIGAGAATVGVAGSGAGIGTVFGSLIIGYARNPSLKQQLFSYAILGFALSEAMGLFCLMVAFLILFAM; translated from the exons ATGTACGCCTGTGCGAAGTTCGTCTCCACACCTGCCCTG GTCCGCTCTGGATCCCGGGCTTTGTACAGACCCCTGTCTGCTTCTGTACTGTCTAGGCCAGAGGTCAAAACCGAG GCACCTGCTGCTCTCCTGCCCCAGTCTCCTCTCACCCAGGTGTGTCTGCGAGGCTTCCAGACCAGTGCAGTGAGCCGTGACATTGACACTGCTGCCAAATTCATTGGAGCCGGAGCTGCCACTGTCGGTGTGGCTGGATCTGGTGCTGGAATCGGAACTGTCTTCGGCAGTCTGATCATTGGATATGCCAG gAACCCATCTCTGAAGCAACAGCTCTTCTCATATGCTATCCTGGGATTTGCTTTGTCTGAAGCTATGGGTCTCTTCTGTTTGATGGTTGCTTTCCTCATCCTGTTTGCCATGTAA